Below is a genomic region from Helianthus annuus cultivar XRQ/B chromosome 2, HanXRQr2.0-SUNRISE, whole genome shotgun sequence.
TGAGCCGAGAGGGGGGGGGGAGATGTGAGAAAGATGGAGTGAAGTTATGGATGATGAGTATGGAGTGATCTTGTAAGTCTTGCACCATACTTATAACCTTACCACTAAATATTATGCTCACCATATCAAGTAAGATCACTTATAATATTAGATAAAATCTTGAAAGCATGGTGTGAGATATGGTGAGGATGGTGGCGGCCTAGGCTAGGGGGAGGGGGTCTAGATGTAAATTGTAACCATTAGTTAGATTGTAatttaaaaccaaacatatagTTATATTAGTTAGTTACTAGAGAATTTAGTGGGTGTTAAGGTGAATGGGGATCACAACTAGCCCAGAAATAATAAGACAATGTTTCTagtaatattttggtgttccgggtaatgtccggttgttcgattaaataccgtttcgttaaagtgtttaattattccgtaaagtgtctattatatatatttttgtaacacttttaattcctaacacataggaaaacaTTCAGGGCCATTTAGTCAATTTACTGCTCACaattagtatgttaacaagcacctGTAAGTATAacgcagtaatcagaaagcagtttagtAATTCAACACAGTCATCAAGCATTTTAATTATCGTTaaataatcgtacggatacatgtaattacgagggttgtcacattctccccctgttaagaaaatttcgtctcgaaatttagtgcgtggttactgaggaagctagttaagttgcgttggtttcctagttttcctggggtgtcacacattTGTTCCGTCAAGCCTCTTTAAGGTATATGCACCTTTACCCAGGACTTCATGGACGatatatggtccttcccatttaggcgctagtttcccttgtTTTTCTGCATtggatgcctcattgtcgcgcaGGACGAAGTCCCCTGGGACGAAGGTGCAAACACGTACTCCAGCATTATAGTACTTCTCTAACTTTGATTTATATCTGGCCTCTGCAATAGCTGCATTCTCGCGTCGTTCTTCGAGAAGGTCCAGATCAAGTCGACGTTCGCGCTCGTTGTCTTGCTTTTCCATGGCGATCATGCGTGGTGCTGGGAGGCTCACTTCTGCTAGTATTACCACTTCTGAACCATAGACAAGGCTGAATGGAGTTTCGCCTGTACTGGTTTTTGGCATAGTGCGGTGGGCCCATAAAATGCTAGGGAGCTCGTCCACCCACCCCCTACGCGCGATTCCTAGCCTTGCCTTGATGCCATCCACTATTTGTTTATTCACGCTCTCAACCTGCCCATTCGCTTGTAGGTGCGCCACAGATGCGAAGCTGTGTTCGATGttcatttctttgaaccatttttgtAAGTCCTCGATGCGAAGTTTGTACCGTTATCAGAGATGATGCGTAATGGTAACCCAAATCGGCAGATAATGTGCTCGCAGATGAATTTGCGAATTACCATGGTTGTAGTCGATGCGAGAGCCTTCGCTTCTACCCATTTGGTAAAGTAGTCTACTGCTACCACTATGAATTTAACTGCGCCGGGCGCATCGGGGAAAGGGCCGACGAGGTTGATGCCCCATTGCTGAAAAGGCAAGGCTGAGGTAACTGGGACCAGAGGGTTCTTTGGGCGGAGCGTTTTTTGGGCATGACGCTGACATGCCGCGCACTAGCGCAATAGTTCCACTACATCTACGTGCATCCCTAGCCAATAATAGCCTGCGTTCATAATCTTTGCAACCACCATGCGCGGGCCTGCATGGATTCCGCGTAGCCTTTCATGAATTTCATGGACTAAATATTGTGCATCAGTCTTATCTACACAATGTAGAAGTGGACCCATGAATGACTTGCAGTATAAGATATCGTCCGCCATTTCAtagttttttttgggtaaagggttaccccggtgattttataaaCTTCACAAACAAAAACAAGTAGTGAGGAAACGTCCACACTAGTTCAAACATGAGACATGCCCCATGTAAGTAAGCCAAACAACCAACAAAGACAGATTAACCACACCTAGACACTTATCTAGAGAAACACACACAAACAACTAGTCAAAATAAGAATTAGCCTCCATCATCGATCATCTTGTCTTCAGCAATCTCCCACTCTGCCAACAGCTTCCGCACATTAGCACACTGTTTGAATTTGACTCCCATTAGCTTGTATCGAATAGTCTTGAGAATTGTGTCTCGAATCACATCCGGGGGTCTCGTTTGATTTCTGAATAACCTATGATTACGTTCTTGCCAAATGACATAAGCCGACGCCCCAACCACGAGCCTGCTAACATAATCAGCCGCCCTCTTCGACTTTCCTCGATCCTTAAGCCATC
It encodes:
- the LOC110889824 gene encoding uncharacterized protein LOC110889824 — encoded protein: MNIEHSFASVAHLQANGQVESVNKQIVDGIKARLGIARRGWVDELPSILWAHRTMPKTSTGETPFSLVYGSEVVILAEVSLPAPRMIAMEKQDNERERRLDLDLLEERRENAAIAEARYKSKLEKYYNAGVRVCTFVPGDFVLRDNEASNAEKQGKLAPKWEGPYIVHEVLGKGAYTLKRLDGTNV